A genomic region of Chloroflexota bacterium contains the following coding sequences:
- a CDS encoding ATP-binding protein, whose translation MRFLLDARSYDEMKARNDHTPDCYVRPGEYLHHMYVDGIKYAVARALYDCLKEAREQNDYEATRHLNMHKQQLDALVAEAQASGKLSGARVLGGDVPNDDGSAPSGNSYHPKVPTTIEETGLNRTQIQDQLLRVIYNRSRVTGMELAQEVRLFYSVVDPVITQMRNSEYIDIAGQRGFGDTNYEYILTPRGSQAAEDAMKKSNYSGPAPVPFEQFLESVKAQTIKNMVITRRNIRKAFSDLIITDQVLNEVGPAVNSGASIFLFGYPGNGKTSIAERITRLMGDDIFVPYAIDADGQIIKVYDSIVHTLVDKEANIGTSSYDLRWAKIKRPVVVVGGELTLEALDLTFNETGRFYEAPFQMKANGGIFLIDDFGRQQCRPMDLLNRWIVPLEKRYDYLTTITGQKIEVPFDQLLIFSTNLDPSQVADEAFLRRIKFKIEVRDPDESQWRQIWSLVCKGRKINLDPKGLDYLVEKWYKPDDRPFRMCQPRDILDQMISIAKYNMEQVTFNPDLIDAACGTYFVSKEAKNFGAKVRLD comes from the coding sequence ATGCGATTTTTACTCGATGCGCGTTCGTATGACGAAATGAAAGCCCGCAATGATCATACACCCGACTGCTACGTGCGACCGGGCGAATATTTGCATCATATGTATGTCGATGGAATTAAGTATGCCGTTGCTCGTGCCCTGTATGATTGCTTGAAGGAAGCGCGTGAGCAGAACGACTATGAGGCAACGCGCCACTTAAATATGCACAAACAACAGCTTGATGCGCTGGTGGCCGAGGCCCAAGCCAGCGGCAAGTTGAGTGGTGCGCGGGTACTTGGGGGGGATGTGCCGAACGATGACGGCTCAGCCCCATCGGGGAATAGCTATCACCCCAAAGTACCAACTACAATTGAAGAAACTGGCCTGAATCGAACCCAAATTCAGGACCAATTGCTGCGGGTGATTTATAACCGTTCGCGGGTCACTGGTATGGAGCTAGCCCAAGAAGTGCGCTTGTTCTATAGTGTGGTCGATCCAGTCATCACCCAAATGCGCAACTCGGAATATATCGACATTGCTGGGCAACGTGGCTTTGGCGATACCAATTACGAATATATTTTGACTCCGCGTGGCTCGCAAGCTGCCGAAGATGCCATGAAGAAAAGCAATTACAGCGGGCCTGCTCCAGTTCCATTCGAGCAGTTTTTAGAATCAGTCAAGGCGCAAACGATCAAAAACATGGTGATCACGCGGCGCAATATTCGCAAAGCCTTTAGCGATTTGATTATCACCGATCAAGTGTTGAATGAAGTTGGGCCAGCGGTCAATTCGGGCGCGTCGATCTTCTTGTTTGGCTATCCTGGCAATGGCAAAACCAGTATCGCCGAACGGATTACCCGCCTGATGGGCGATGATATTTTCGTGCCCTATGCGATTGATGCTGATGGTCAAATTATCAAAGTTTACGATAGCATTGTGCATACGTTGGTCGATAAAGAGGCCAATATCGGCACTTCAAGCTATGATTTACGTTGGGCCAAAATCAAACGGCCTGTGGTGGTGGTCGGGGGCGAACTGACCCTCGAAGCGCTCGATTTGACTTTCAACGAAACTGGGCGTTTTTACGAAGCACCCTTCCAGATGAAAGCCAACGGCGGGATTTTCTTGATCGACGACTTTGGTCGCCAACAATGTCGCCCAATGGACTTGCTCAACCGCTGGATTGTGCCGCTCGAAAAGCGCTACGATTATTTGACCACGATCACTGGCCAAAAAATCGAAGTGCCATTCGATCAATTGCTAATTTTTTCGACCAACCTTGACCCTAGTCAAGTGGCTGACGAAGCTTTCTTGCGTCGGATCAAATTCAAAATTGAGGTGCGCGACCCCGATGAATCGCAATGGCGACAAATTTGGTCGTTGGTGTGCAAAGGTCGCAAAATTAACCTCGATCCCAAGGGCTTAGATTATTTGGTGGAAAAATGGTACAAGCCGGATGATCGGCCTTTCCGTATGTGCCAACCGCGCGATATTCTCGATCAGATGATCAGCATCGCCAAATATAATATGGAACAAGTCACCTTCAATCCCGATTTGATAGATGCAGCGTGTGGCACGTACTTTGTCAGCAAAGAAGCCAAAAACTTCGGTGCCAAAGTTCGACTCGATTAA
- a CDS encoding response regulator, which translates to MFKSTPQSAQIVIIEDSATVRDMLAHIIRDDGYQVATYTTAVDGLKYLQSSQPPRLILLDRVLPYMSSEEFLEALQTEPRLSAIPVVIISTYLYDEPAPIPYTVGYLEKPIAIDDLMRVVRRYCD; encoded by the coding sequence ATGTTTAAATCAACGCCGCAGAGCGCACAAATTGTGATTATTGAAGATAGCGCGACCGTGCGCGATATGCTTGCACATATCATCCGCGACGATGGCTATCAGGTTGCAACCTACACAACTGCCGTGGATGGGTTAAAATACCTCCAGTCCAGCCAACCGCCGCGTCTGATTTTGCTTGATCGGGTCTTGCCGTATATGTCGTCGGAAGAATTTCTCGAGGCATTGCAAACCGAGCCACGGCTCAGCGCGATTCCAGTTGTGATCATTTCAACCTATTTATACGACGAACCAGCGCCGATCCCGTACACGGTTGGCTATCTCGAAAAGCCAATCGCGATCGACGATTTGATGCGTGTGGTGCGTCGCTATTGTGATTAG